CGTTTAATGCCGGCTTCAACACTCCAGAGAACACCAGCGCACTCGGCATCGATGAAAGCCATGCAAAAGTCAACTCGGACGAGGCGGCGAGAGAAGCACTTATCTTTCCGTTGGCCATCTTTCTGATCTGCGCCGAAGAGCACAGTTACTTTCGCATCCACGAAGGATACTCGGCAGACGAAGACGACCGCTGGATGCGCTGGTTACCGGAATATGACCGCCCTCTTGGCCCGCCCAGCGGACCGGCAACGAAGGTCGGCTTTCGTTATTCTCGAAAGTTTCAACACGCAACCGTTCAAGTCGATATTCAGAAACGGACAGCGAGTATTCAGTGGCAGGATCTGGAGTCCTAAGAATGAGAAGCTATCCCAAATTCCGCTGCAACACCAAGGCTACCGCATAATTTATATACGATATATCTCCGATCACGTCATTGCAATTGAATTAACTCAACTACACCTGCTTTCAGTTGTTTTCAAGCTGATTCAACTGAAGCGTGGTAGAAAGTGGTAGTCGGCATTTGTGAACTCACTGGCAAACCAGCTCTCGAAAACTCATCGTCACTGCGCTCAGACGATATAGTAGAAGAGTCCCGATCTTTCACTGCCAGCAGGTAGACAAAAATGAACGAGCATACTCACTTCACCTCAGAAATGAATCATCCCACTCTGACTCAGGACAGAACGCTTGGTGACGTCTCGGAACAATGTTCATCGCCGCAACATGAAGAAACGAAATATTGCACATTCTGCTGCCGGCGAGTTTCAACCCGTCACTATTGGTCAGGCAGATGCCTAGAATGCCGGAGCAAACTTCGTTCACGGAACCGAGCGAATCAGCAAAGAAGGCGACATGCCATGAAGCGGATGTCCGCTTGGAGGCGATTCGATGTAAACCACATTATGGATTGGGAACATCTCGGACCGGCACTCCAAGATGTCATCTCCGTGGAAGGTGGTCTCAACGGTTTCCTGTCGTATGTCAAAGACAGCATTGAATCGAGAAGACTCGAGCACTCTGCAATGCAAGTTCGTGTCGTTGTCATCACGCTTCAACTTCTTCACCATCTGGAGAAACGAAATTCTTAGAGGCTGTTTCAATACCAGTTTAAGAATGGCAAGATGCAGGCGAGATGAGCGAATGCTTGGAAGAGTTGTGGGTAGTATTCCCGGCGGACTTCGAGTCGTCTTGAGTTCTTGAGCCAGCTCATCGTGCGTTCGACTTTCCACCGATGTGTGGTCAGTCTGCGAGCGGTCCTGCCGTCTTGCCGTTTGTGTTTGCGGTTCTTGCGATGTTTGGTGACTTGTTCGATACCGCGCTGGTCTAAGGCGTCGCGAAGCCAGTTCGCATCAGCGGCTTTATCGTACAACAGATAGTCGGGACGGTGATCGATCACCCGGACATCAACGAGCGTTTCGACAGCATGTACCTCAGCGATGTTGGCTCCACAGATGAACAGCGAGACTGGCAGGCCTTGCTCTTCGGTCAGCACCATGAGTTTGGTGCCTTTGCCGATCTTTGTTCGACCAACGTCTTCGCCCCTTTTTTGCTGATGAAAACTTTGCGTCGCCGATCATCTGCTTCCATTGGAGTCGACCACGACGATCGTGAAACTGAACCAGTCGTTGCCACGCCTGTTTGAGGAGACCATGTTCAGTCCATTCCTTCAGTCGACGCCAACATGTTGCAGGACTGAGGTACCGCTCTGGCCAGAGTGAAGAGAAACTGGCTTGCCATCGAGCACCAGTTCGGTGCCCCCATAGCCATGCCCTCCAGGCAGTGCCGCTGAGAATCTCTGGGACGTCCACCTCAACAGACGACAGGTGAGTCTGGAAACAGGTCTTCAATCAAAAGCCAATGTGAAGCCGAAAGATATGGTTTTGGAGCCGCCCTGAACCCTGTTTTATTGGACCGACGTGATGTCGGCCGACCGTACAGGGTAATGAGCATGAGTGTCTCCTTTCACTCCAACACCCATGCAACTCCTTCGCCAAACCTGTTCACTATTGCGAAGTGTTGAAAGCTCATCTACTCGAATGCGTGTACTGGTCGTGCCTGAAGGCTGAAGCTGCCGCGCGAAGCGTACTCTCAAGTTCGAGACTGCATCTAAATCGTTGACACGGTCTTCGCCCGTAAGCCTGCGGAAATTGATCAACTCACAGACTGCCGTGACATCAACAAATTCAGCAACCAGTTGCAGCTGCATCGGGCGAGGTGAAAACCGAGGGCTAACGGACCGTTGTTTTCCGTCGCAAACCCTTTTACAGTTCTCTTCCAAATTCTGTAGCGGCAACCGCCTCCCCGTCGTGGGATGGCTGTGTCAAAAAGTTGGCAGTTTTGTTCTTACATGGGCAAGAAAATGGAAGAGGAAAATAGAAAACGAGTTCCTCACACCATGGCGGAACTATTCAAGAATGTAACGAATTGCTTCCCCTCTTTCTCCGAAAAGTATGAACCGGCGACCAAAGAGGATCAGCTCGAAGCGCTTTTGCCTGTCTCAGATCCGCAAACTTACCAACGCTATGCCAGCGCGTTCAGCACAATCATCGAACAAAACGTCACCTGCGTATCTGTAACTGGTCCCTATGGTGCAGGAAAAACGAGTCTCATCAATGCTTTTTGCGACCACAACCCAAAGCTGAGATTCATTCGAATCTCGCTGGCGACTTTCGAGGGCGACAACGAAGAAGCAATATCATCAGACAGAATTGAAAAAAGCATTCTTCAGCAGCTGATCTACAGCGCGAGTAGAGAGCAGTTGGAGTATTCACGCTTTAAGAAGATTAGGAAGCCGACTTGGTTGCTAGCAAAGGCATTCCTCCTGAGTGTTTGTGCAATCTTGACGGGAGTAGCGATAAAGTACTGGAATCTGCTCGAACAATTCGCCTCTGAGGCGGATCACTGGAAGCACTTTGTGGTACTCGGGATTGTCGGATTATTTTGGTTAGCCTCTTTTCTCTATATCGTCTACAAAATTCTTAAGACGAGTTCGGGGCTCTCGGTCAAGAGACTGTCTCTCAAGAATGCCGAGATCGAGACCGAGGACAAATCTAAAGAGTCTGTGTTCAACAAGCACTTGGACGAGATCATTTACTTCTTCCAGGAAACTCCGTGTGACATCGTCATCATCGAAGACCTGGATCGTTTCGGAAAGACTGAGATCTTCACGAAAATTCGTGAGATCAATCAACTCATCAATGCCAATCCGGATGTAGGTCCACGAACAGAGAAGCCGATTGTCTTCCTCTTCGCGATCCGAGATGACCTGTTTAAGGGAAAGGACCGGACCAAGTTCTTCGATTTACTTATCCCAGTAATCCCTTTCGTTAGTGCAGGAAATGCTTACGACGTTCTCTACAAGAAACTAGTGAAGGCAGGACTTAGGGAGGGACTGCAAGAAAAGTTTCTTCGTCAGGTCACGGTCTATGTCACGGACAATCGTCACTTGGTGAATATCGTGAACGAGTACTCCCTATATCGCAACACCCTTTCTGACTCCAATCTCGATCCGAACAAGCTTTTTGCAATAATACTGTACAAAGTGTTTTTTTTCGAGCGATTTCGGCAAACTGCACATGAACAAAGGAGAGCTTGCAAACCTTGTTGAGGAGCTCCAGGAAAGAAGGCGTAAAAAGCGAGAGGAACTCAGCCACGAGCTGAAGCAGTTAAACGACGTGGAGAAGAAGGCTCGGGAAGGTCGAGTCCTTTACCGGGAAGCGTTGGTCTGTGCGTATCTCGGAGTCCTACAACGCCGAATCAACGGACCGGTAATGGGTTTTCGTGCTTTAAATGGAGGCCCGACGTTTGACGGACACGGCGACTATGAATCATTCCTAAAGGGGTTGAAGGAAAATCGCAAAATCAATGTGATAGATGGACACGGGCGCCAAGTGCGACAACTACCGGTTTCGGACTTGGAGGAGACCATACACCCAAGACTCTCAATCGATGATAAATTGCGCGAAATCGACAAAGCTGAACGCCTTGAAGAGCAGGGTCTTGTAGATCGTCGAAGTACTGTCGAACGAGAGTTGCGCGATGCTCGCTACTTACCGATGAAACGCCTTTTCGCTTTAAAGGAGATCACAGAAAAACTTTCGCAATTTGAGCATGGTGAGCTTTTCGTTTACCTCATTACAGAAGGGTTCCTTGGAGAAGACTACGACTATTATACATCATATTTTCATAAGGGCGCGATCACTCATGTCGACCGTGAATTCGTTCAAAGGTTCAACAAGGGTGATGAAATTGATTCTGGCGAGAAGATCGATACCCCAAATGAGATACTTCTAATCCTCGACGACGGTTTATTCGGCAAACCCCAAGGTTTCAATATCACCTTGGTAGATCATGTCCTCGGTGTGACGGTGGGCGTTCATCACGCGAGGTTGATTGAGGGGTTGATAGCGTTTCCAGACGAAGCCTTCCGATTTCTCGAAGCCTACTACGCGGAAGGAGAACATACTGCAAAACTGCTACGTACACTCATTCAGAATTGGGAAAACTTCCTCGAAGACGCGGCTGGATGCTCGAATCCGCTTCCTCACGTCAAGGAGATTCTTAGTAAAGCACTCAGTAATACCATCAAAGAGCTTCGGCAGCCAAGCAGGTTCACGCAACTCATTGAGAAATCCGGTCCGGACATCTTCGATCGTCCCGAACTCGCCGAAAGAATTCCATTGTTGGCGAAAAGCGGAATGTTAATCAGTGACATCAGTTTCTCGGGTCTTTCGAACGAATGTCGTATGGCAGCCATAGATGCCGTGACCGACCATGCGATCTGGGAGTTAACACCGAAGAACGTCTCCACAATTCTGGCGAAGCATGGAGTGGAAGCGAAGGTGGCCAAATCCGAGATGTTTCTCAGCTTGAAAAACGCTCCGCCGTCCGTGTTCCGTCATGTCGAAAAGCACATCAACAATTTCTTCGAGAATTGCTATCTGAAGGTGGACGAGACCGTCACCGAGCCTCAAGAGGGCGTCGAGATGTTGTTGTCCGTTCAGGGATTAAAAGAAGATCTGGGGAAACGGGTAGTTGAGAGACAAGAGGCACGACTCAGGTTCTTGGAAGTGCCTAAATGCTACTGGGCTACTGTCGTCGAGGAAGAAAAATTTGTTATCAACTGGGAGAACGTTGAAGATCTTTTTGACGAGACGGGCGATTTTGAGCAGCTTGCTCCAATTTTCAGATCACCTGATGTCGTCTCCGAGTTGGCCAAGGACGGGAAAAAAAATCAGCCGAAGCTCTTTGATCAGCTCGTCGAGTTCGATGAGATGGATTTGGAAAGCTACAAGAAGTTAATTCGTCCCGATTTAGGAAAGGTCGCCCACTATCCAACCACAATTGATAACAAGAAGAAACTCCACCTGATCCGCTTCGGAACGATCGAATTGAGTCAGGACACATACAGTTGGCTAGGAAGCGATCCTGAGCTTCGGGTGGCACTGATCGAGAAGCAATTCTCGACCTTTCAAGAGAAAATTGAAGATTGGCCGTTGGGAGAAAAGGAACTCGCTGGACTTCTGAAATCATCAATTCCGCTGGATGCGAAGAGGAAATTACTTCTGAACGCTGGAACGATTAACTGTGGAGAGGATGAGAAACTAACGAACGAGGTTGTGCAGATACTCGCCAACCCTGGGACAGCGATTGACGACTCTGACCAGAATTTCGTCGAAAAGGTTATCAAGGCCGTGCCAAAAGGCGATGCAGTCAACCTCCTCACCCTGATGATTCCGAAGTGGGACCAGGCTCGGGTGATGAGCAATCTTGAAGCAATTGGGGCTCCCTACGAAGAAATCGCCAAATACGGAAAGAGGCCGTTGATTGCAGAAAGCGAGATCAACCTGGCTCTGGTGAAATGCTTGAAGGAGGCGGACTTCATTTCAAAGTTCAAACGAGACGAAAAAGGTATTCGGATCATTACGAAAAGGAAGGATCATTCCGAGTAGGGGCGATGCCATCAAACGCAGCCGGTCGGAAACAGCTGCTGCGTTCTCAGGGCGAACTGTCGTCGGTCACGATCGATCCAAATCACAAGTGGCTGCGGTCAAATCGACTGGATGGTCAATCGGTACTTGCGGGAATACTTCGTTGGAGCAAAATATTTGGGACGAATCGTTGCGTTGGAATTTTGTGGCTTGGCCGAACGCTCGACGTGACCGTATCTTGATTCCCAAATGGTCTACGCATTCGCTCATTTGTTAAACTCCCCAATTATCACTCGCTCCCCGAGACGCTTGAGTAGACCAGATTTGAGATCGTCATCAAGCCGGGCTTCGAGTCGGCTCTTGATTTTCACGCTGAGCCGACGGAAGCCGAGTTCACGTGAGGTTTGTTTGACGAGATCGTCGAATGCCATCGCGCCAGCCTGTGTGAGCACATATTCTGCCGTCGATTGGATGACCGAGTCTGGCACGTCATCAATACTGTTGAACTGGAAATTAGGTCGCTTCGAAGCCGTTGGAGGCTCGACGTATTGCGGTTCGAACTCGTCCTCCTCAAACGCTTCGGAGTGGGACTGATACTGCGGTGGGGACAATGCAACAGAAGCATTGTATTCCGCAATAATTCGATTGATCTGGCGATTGGGATCTCGTATCCAGTCCGTCGACCAGAT
The genomic region above belongs to Thalassoglobus sp. JC818 and contains:
- a CDS encoding P-loop NTPase fold protein, whose amino-acid sequence is MEEENRKRVPHTMAELFKNVTNCFPSFSEKYEPATKEDQLEALLPVSDPQTYQRYASAFSTIIEQNVTCVSVTGPYGAGKTSLINAFCDHNPKLRFIRISLATFEGDNEEAISSDRIEKSILQQLIYSASREQLEYSRFKKIRKPTWLLAKAFLLSVCAILTGVAIKYWNLLEQFASEADHWKHFVVLGIVGLFWLASFLYIVYKILKTSSGLSVKRLSLKNAEIETEDKSKESVFNKHLDEIIYFFQETPCDIVIIEDLDRFGKTEIFTKIREINQLINANPDVGPRTEKPIVFLFAIRDDLFKGKDRTKFFDLLIPVIPFVSAGNAYDVLYKKLVKAGLREGLQEKFLRQVTVYVTDNRHLVNIVNEYSLYRNTLSDSNLDPNKLFAIILYKVFFFERFRQTAHEQRRACKPC